One Haloplanus sp. GDY1 DNA segment encodes these proteins:
- a CDS encoding DUF7558 family protein, producing the protein MQQTLVGCAFCDAPPGTKVGEAHTWGEDDRVTHPICVDCAIQTEPDPDERDHVACDGCGLVVDTLAALTRFRVELGHLEGPLQLCARCSPGGLATYWTRDLEEHLVATPAE; encoded by the coding sequence ATGCAGCAGACCCTCGTCGGCTGTGCGTTCTGCGATGCCCCGCCCGGCACCAAGGTGGGCGAGGCGCATACCTGGGGCGAAGACGACCGGGTCACGCACCCCATCTGCGTCGACTGCGCGATCCAGACGGAACCGGATCCCGACGAGCGCGATCACGTTGCCTGTGACGGCTGTGGGCTGGTCGTGGACACGCTCGCAGCACTGACCCGGTTCCGGGTCGAACTGGGGCATCTGGAAGGCCCGTTGCAGCTGTGCGCTCGCTGCAGTCCGGGTGGTCTCGCGACGTACTGGACGCGCGATCTCGAGGAGCATCTCGTCGCGACGCCGGCGGAGTGA
- a CDS encoding helix-turn-helix domain-containing protein codes for MSRTSNRADGDIVQDFLSVADLLEEPQLAQLYAYLAREREATVQNVMDDLELAQGTAYSYVNRLVDAGVVDVTDDEQPRRYAAREIDLTVTTAAGDREYTITPALIDAVGRRETDADIDTYIDRHGVAGLATALTYAVARERGEVTHRLMAEDLDISPLAAEMILQALRPVVHEHYDIEVTGAGLDELDIDGGDGADDA; via the coding sequence GTGTCACGCACCTCAAACCGCGCCGACGGCGACATCGTCCAGGACTTCCTCTCGGTCGCGGATCTCCTCGAGGAGCCACAGCTCGCCCAGCTGTACGCCTACCTCGCCCGGGAGAGGGAAGCGACCGTCCAGAACGTAATGGACGACCTCGAACTCGCCCAGGGGACAGCCTACAGCTACGTCAACCGGCTCGTCGACGCCGGCGTCGTCGACGTCACCGACGACGAACAGCCCCGGCGATACGCCGCCCGAGAGATCGACCTGACCGTGACCACGGCTGCTGGCGACCGCGAGTACACGATCACGCCGGCGCTCATCGACGCCGTCGGCCGCCGTGAGACGGACGCCGATATCGACACGTACATCGACCGGCACGGCGTCGCCGGCCTCGCGACCGCGCTCACCTACGCGGTCGCTCGCGAGCGCGGCGAGGTGACCCACCGGCTGATGGCGGAGGACCTCGACATCTCCCCGCTGGCCGCGGAGATGATCCTCCAAGCGCTCCGGCCTGTCGTCCACGAGCACTACGACATCGAGGTGACAGGGGCAGGACTCGACGAGTTGGACATCGACGGCGGCGACGGCGCTGACGACGCGTGA
- a CDS encoding MarR family transcriptional regulator, with protein MRFDADWMSRADDRILEHLSEDGPDTPKEMADSDRVRFSRQHINARCKTLVEYGLVVHLGNGVYDITRQGKAYLAGELDARDLDPE; from the coding sequence ATGCGCTTTGACGCCGACTGGATGTCTCGCGCTGATGACCGCATTCTGGAGCATCTCTCTGAGGACGGCCCCGACACCCCGAAGGAAATGGCGGACAGCGATCGCGTGCGCTTTTCCCGGCAACACATCAACGCCCGCTGCAAGACGCTGGTCGAATATGGCCTCGTCGTCCACTTGGGCAACGGCGTTTACGACATCACTCGCCAAGGAAAAGCGTATCTCGCCGGTGAGCTCGACGCTCGTGATCTCGACCCCGAGTAG
- a CDS encoding HalOD1 output domain-containing protein produces the protein MHSPSIGSSDGSSDLLVEIIETLEACGLEDDTYQLHDYVDPGALEQLIASADEEIVVQFTVEGIPLSVSPDGVDVIVEDESDSVDE, from the coding sequence ATGCATTCCCCGTCCATCGGCAGTTCGGATGGATCGAGTGACCTCCTCGTCGAGATCATCGAGACACTGGAAGCGTGTGGGCTCGAGGACGACACCTATCAGCTCCACGATTACGTGGACCCGGGTGCGCTCGAACAGCTGATTGCCTCCGCCGATGAGGAGATCGTCGTTCAGTTCACTGTCGAGGGGATTCCCCTTTCTGTCTCACCGGACGGTGTGGACGTCATCGTCGAGGACGAGTCCGACTCGGTCGACGAATAA
- a CDS encoding DNA-binding protein: MSSNNASGKVVSVDEQAFEKAGGQAVDEDGFPVVDETPEFQAAVEQETQAKVDANHPDGIADTSEDRIHGVTLEQEERIRAREAELERISAQAELGTQEGREQRTREVVSELCGRDEPAPTERTDPREKVTQDELAKVNKQAMRISDEVQGGWSRAVVAKQLAEKVQRGRDVTKAVLETLEELKAAPGAIVPIADVPDVPVGEVTVEGTVQTLWEPSSTSIQQVGLIADDSGKIKFTVWNKSNQTVVREGQKVRFRAAAKNWYEGRCSIALTGWSGIHFPERGRWWEE; this comes from the coding sequence ATGTCTAGTAACAACGCTAGCGGAAAGGTCGTTTCGGTGGATGAACAGGCATTCGAGAAAGCGGGCGGTCAGGCGGTCGATGAAGACGGCTTCCCAGTCGTCGACGAGACGCCGGAGTTCCAGGCCGCGGTCGAGCAGGAGACGCAGGCGAAGGTGGATGCGAACCACCCGGATGGGATCGCGGACACGAGCGAAGACCGGATTCACGGTGTCACCCTCGAACAAGAGGAGCGCATTCGGGCGCGGGAAGCGGAACTGGAGCGCATCAGTGCCCAAGCCGAGCTGGGAACGCAGGAGGGCCGGGAGCAGCGTACGCGGGAGGTCGTCAGCGAACTGTGTGGCCGTGACGAGCCGGCGCCGACGGAGCGCACGGATCCCCGAGAGAAGGTGACGCAAGACGAACTCGCGAAGGTGAACAAGCAGGCGATGCGGATCAGCGACGAGGTGCAGGGCGGCTGGTCGAGAGCGGTCGTCGCGAAACAGCTGGCCGAGAAGGTGCAGCGCGGGCGGGACGTCACGAAGGCGGTGCTGGAGACCCTCGAGGAACTGAAGGCGGCGCCGGGTGCGATCGTACCCATCGCGGACGTGCCGGACGTCCCGGTCGGTGAAGTGACGGTTGAAGGAACTGTGCAGACCCTCTGGGAACCCTCCTCCACAAGCATCCAACAAGTCGGGCTGATAGCAGATGACAGCGGGAAAATAAAGTTCACCGTTTGGAACAAGAGCAACCAGACAGTGGTGCGTGAAGGTCAAAAGGTGCGGTTCCGAGCAGCAGCCAAGAACTGGTACGAAGGCCGGTGCTCAATTGCGCTAACCGGGTGGTCGGGTATCCACTTCCCGGAGCGCGGTCGGTGGTGGGAAGAATAG